DNA from Xiphias gladius isolate SHS-SW01 ecotype Sanya breed wild chromosome 9, ASM1685928v1, whole genome shotgun sequence:
TCTCGTAACCATGCCGACAGAACTGGAGGCGGGACTCTCAGACAGAAGCCCCCCGCCGCTCTGGAGCTCGTAGCTATtgaacacacaccaacacacaacgtgcacgctcacacacacccGGATGCTCCACCTGACAACTGCTGCCCCTCCCCTCGCACCCCCAGGgccctcctctccttccagGACAGCGAGCTGAGCGCTGAGCTGCAGAGCGCTATGATGGGCAGGGCAGGAGGAGGATCTGCAGAGGCATTTGGTATCAGGGGTGTGACCTCTGCAGCAGCTATATCCGccatgtcagtcagtcaggagAGCATTAGTATGCGGTCACGTGGCTCAGGGAATTCTGGGAATTCTGGACATTCAAATTCAGGATATTCTCAGGAGCACCAAGCCACATGTTCTGCAGCCAGAACATCCAGCCGGTCTGAGGAGAGTCtgggtggtggaggaggagaggaggccaAGCGTGCTGGAAGTAGTCCTGGAGGCAGAAGTAGACAGAGACCCACAGAGATGTGGGAGCACCAGAGTCGGTCTGCGACTCCCAACAAACTCCCCTTCTCCCCCCTCACACCTCCACTAACCCCGAGCAAAATGCCTCGCTTTGCGTACCCAGCTGTCCCACCCAAAGCCAAACACTTCCAGTCTCCTAACCGCCTATATCAGTCTCAGCACCACCCACCgacctccccctcctctccatctccgcAACCTTCCCCTACACAGAAGGCCTTCAGTTACCTCCAGGCTCAGTCAGGAGGTGTCAGCGGGGCTCCACGGGTGCTTTCCAAGCCTTTTCCAGGAGCTGTCCCTCTGCTGGGACCCAGGCCTGGACAGGCCCCAGCCGATGACACCCAGAGGGGCCCGCACAAGAAGCGCGCCCAAAGCCTGACTCGCTACGCCCTGTCCGATGGGGAGCCAGACGAAGACGACGACCTCGCTACCCACTGCACCTCTGTTTCCCCTGCAGCCATGCCTTCGTACGCCACCTTGTCACGCAGGCCAGGACGTGGGCACAACGGCGCCACAGGGGCCCAACGGCACATCAACCGCAGCCACTCTTTTGCTGTGCGCTCCCGACGCAAAGGCCCGCCCCCACCGCCACCTAAGAGGCTGAGCTCGGTAAGTGGCAGCCCGACATGTCAACCAGGCAGCGGGAAAGTGGTGGAGCCAGAGGTGAAAGGAGGGGTGGAGATAGAGAGCGCAGGCAGTGTGAGGAGTATTGCAGCAAGGCTAGAgggaagcagcagcagtccaTCCAGGAGGATAGATATTCCACCAACCCTTATCCctgtttcacctgtttttaGTCCTATTTCCTCCCCGATTCCACACGGAATTCCATCTCACATCATCCTACAGCACTCTAAACCTGTCCCTGCCTTGGGCCTTGGTGGCTTAAGGAGGCCAGGAAGTGAGAGGACAGAAGGAGACATTGATAGACAAAGAGGTGGAAGTACAGAGGAAACATctgaagagaaagtgaaagcaagaaaaagtgaaagaataCCGAAGAGTGCTACTGTGTCTCCAAAGCACAGCTCTTCTGATCATCTGCCTTTTGCTGAAGAGGGTAACCTCACCATCAAACAGCGACCCAGGATAGCAGTTGTCAGCCGGGCAGATGCTGAAGTTAAGACTTCTCCAGAGGATCAAGTCCAGACTCCAAACAGCCTGGAGCCCCCAGAGTTCAATCTGAAAGAGTCTGACACAGTGAAAAGACGGCACAAACCCAAAGACAAAGATGCATCCTCACCTGAGGAGGCTTCTACACCCATCAGAGAGGACAACCACCCACCAACCACAAACcacagtggaaacacacacaataatgtCAGGACACTGAGTGACGACGAACCTCCGAGAAATTTTTTCCAGAGAGTAGGCTCCTTGGGAAAAGGCTCGAAGCCTCCAGTGTTTTCAAAACCTTCCAGTCCTGTCAAACAACCCCATAACAGCAAACCAACAACCCCGCAGAAAATAATCGCTTCAGTACAAGCCAGTGCGCACACAGCCATTCCTAGACTAACCAGCATAAAGATTCACACAGTCTCACCGAAGCTGGGCGGCAGCATACATGCACAGACGTGTATACCCAGTCCTAAACCTGTGCATCACCCACAGACAGTGATGTCCAAGCCTGAGAGTCCACAGAAGGCAGCTGGTGTGTCTGTATCAAGACTGCCTCAGCTCAGCATGGTCTCGGCAGCAGGTAACACCTACCGCAAATAAGATTTTTAAAGAAGTTAAACTTGTTCTCTAACTAAAAATCGAAATCAAGTCTAAATCAGCACTTCATGTCCCACAGGACCAAACCTCGGGATGGTCCAGAGTGTCGCCTTCGCTGCTCCATCCTCTCCAGTGCAGGCCCCTTCGTACTCAGGGAACACAGGGAAAGCAGAAACAGCCCAGGGTGGTCTGGCTGGTCTGGAGGTGCTGGCTCAGAAGAGGCTGGAGCAAACCAGTACCTCACTGGAGGCTGCTCTCAAAGTGGTGGAGAACAAACTGGCACAAGGGAGCAGTGTGGATGGGTAAAGACTACTGATCTTcactcacatacaaacatgctGGTGTGGTGGTGGAGTGCTTTACAAAAGGGGTTTCAGGGTCATCCGGGACAAAGGAAGTGTCACTGTAATTTAGGTAACTAGAAATTGCCCAGAATTACAGTGTAACTATAGGTCTTTTATGCAGGTACAGGTGTCTTTCAGCAAGGTACTGAAGCTGCCCACTGTAAAAGTGTTGATGAGTGATAAAGAGGTGcatgtacatttaaatgaacaaacGGTCAAATTCCAGTTGGATCCCTTCATAGTATACACAATTCTAAATACCCTGCAGTATTCCAATTTTTCTccccatttccattttctgtccatcagtcATACCCAGATACCTTTTGCAGGATCTCGGGGGGATGGTTTTGAAATGTTGGAAATGTTGTCATTAAAGGATAGTTGCAGTCTTTTACAACCTGGGGCTCACTCTTGAATTGGCCACATTTCTATAGGTATTGTTAACACTGTGCTTATCAGGCGAGTTGCTGAAATCTGGGACAGTCCAACGGGCTAAGACACAAGAAACGGTCAGATGACCAGCTTGACACGTCAGGCTGTAAACAAACCCCCAGGTTAGCCAGACTGTCTGAACGAGAGAACAGAAGCCGGTGGTAAAATGATTTCCGAAACTGTCCCTTGTCAACAATGATCACAGGTTACGGAGCGACTGCtttgttcaactttgacctagTGCGGTGGTTGAATTGGAACAAAAAAGTATCTGCTGTACAGCATGTGGAttttttacacataaatacactaGGAACATGTAACTGTGGGGCAAGTATGAattttggaaagaaagaaatacagtaaatttcCTTCACATTTCCCTCATGTATTACAAGTAGGCTTCAACAAAACCAAACGATGAACCAAGTAATGAATTATTCATTACTTGGCATTAAGACTTAGTTATTATGCAATCATAAGGAGTAATTTCAATAG
Protein-coding regions in this window:
- the LOC120794773 gene encoding caskin-2-like isoform X3 — its product is MRPLHYAAWQGKAESVLLLLRASASVNSPSHDGQIPLHLSAQYGHYEVSEMLLQHQSNPSLMNKAKKTPLDLACEFGRLKVAQLLLSSNMVAALLEGEGGHDSLDSPSTTPLHLAARNGHKDIIKLLLKAGIDINRATKAGTSLHEAALYGKTEVVRLLLDAGINVNMRNTYNQTALDIVNQFTTSTASREIKQLLREASSSLRVRAVKDYWNLHDPTALNLRAGDLIMVVEQHSDGRWKGHIHDNQRGTDRVGFFPPSVVEVLSKRAGGTLSRQASMPCQRLHFASRAPPSSHGPTPQTDDSYTLGYDPAGAPPGSQLSAPASPASPTQDIWVLRSSPTGDRHSVGSAGSVGSSRSAGSGQSSESSHKQNGTQNRHNTDTGKLAPSPGESGDHLHIVGVDRGKQVDGSAGGSRRQVNGTPQKGFVRPQQLLEGKDSEAIYQWLCEFQLEQYTSNFINAGYDVPTISRMTPEDLTAIGVTKPGHRKKISMEIGKLSIPEWLPDYIPSDLGEWLSVIGLPQYQKRLCDNGYDSITIVKDITWEDLQEIGITKLGHQKKLMLAVKRLCDLQRSRNHADRTGGGTLRQKPPAALELVAIEHTPTHNVHAHTHPDAPPDNCCPSPRTPRALLSFQDSELSAELQSAMMGRAGGGSAEAFGIRGVTSAAAISAMSVSQESISMRSRGSGNSGNSGHSNSGYSQEHQATCSAARTSSRSEESLGGGGGEEAKRAGSSPGGRSRQRPTEMWEHQSRSATPNKLPFSPLTPPLTPSKMPRFAYPAVPPKAKHFQSPNRLYQSQHHPPTSPSSPSPQPSPTQKAFSYLQAQSGGVSGAPRVLSKPFPGAVPLLGPRPGQAPADDTQRGPHKKRAQSLTRYALSDGEPDEDDDLATHCTSVSPAAMPSYATLSRRPGRGHNGATGAQRHINRSHSFAVRSRRKGPPPPPPKRLSSVSGSPTCQPGSGKVVEPEVKGGVEIESAGSVRSIAARLEGSSSSPSRRIDIPPTLIPVSPVFSPISSPIPHGIPSHIILQHSKPVPALGLGGLRRPGSERTEGDIDRQRGGSTEETSEEKVKARKSERIPKSATVSPKHSSSDHLPFAEEGNLTIKQRPRIAVVSRADAEVKTSPEDQVQTPNSLEPPEFNLKESDTVKRRHKPKDKDASSPEEASTPIREDNHPPTTNHSGNTHNNVRTLSDDEPPRNFFQRVGSLGKGSKPPVFSKPSSPVKQPHNSKPTTPQKIIASVQASAHTAIPRLTSIKIHTVSPKLGGSIHAQTCIPSPKPVHHPQTVMSKPESPQKAAGVSVSRLPQLSMVSAAGPNLGMVQSVAFAAPSSPVQAPSYSGNTGKAETAQGGLAGLEVLAQKRLEQTSTSLEAALKVVENKLAQGSSVDGGSSTVKAAGNILDDISNMFDDLADQLDAMLE
- the LOC120794773 gene encoding caskin-2-like isoform X1; the protein is MGKEQDLLVAVKSGDLLLAHKLLSKVKCNKTKLLGSTKRLNINYQDSDGFSALHHASLTGTTELLSLLLEAQAMVDIKDINGMRPLHYAAWQGKAESVLLLLRASASVNSPSHDGQIPLHLSAQYGHYEVSEMLLQHQSNPSLMNKAKKTPLDLACEFGRLKVAQLLLSSNMVAALLEGEGGHDSLDSPSTTPLHLAARNGHKDIIKLLLKAGIDINRATKAGTSLHEAALYGKTEVVRLLLDAGINVNMRNTYNQTALDIVNQFTTSTASREIKQLLREASSSLRVRAVKDYWNLHDPTALNLRAGDLIMVVEQHSDGRWKGHIHDNQRGTDRVGFFPPSVVEVLSKRAGGTLSRQASMPCQRLHFASRAPPSSHGPTPQTDDSYTLGYDPAGAPPGSQLSAPASPASPTQDIWVLRSSPTGDRHSVGSAGSVGSSRSAGSGQSSESSHKQNGTQNRHNTDTGKLAPSPGESGDHLHIVGVDRGKQVDGSAGGSRRQVNGTPQKGFVRPQQLLEGKDSEAIYQWLCEFQLEQYTSNFINAGYDVPTISRMTPEDLTAIGVTKPGHRKKISMEIGKLSIPEWLPDYIPSDLGEWLSVIGLPQYQKRLCDNGYDSITIVKDITWEDLQEIGITKLGHQKKLMLAVKRLCDLQRSRNHADRTGGGTLRQKPPAALELVAIEHTPTHNVHAHTHPDAPPDNCCPSPRTPRALLSFQDSELSAELQSAMMGRAGGGSAEAFGIRGVTSAAAISAMSVSQESISMRSRGSGNSGNSGHSNSGYSQEHQATCSAARTSSRSEESLGGGGGEEAKRAGSSPGGRSRQRPTEMWEHQSRSATPNKLPFSPLTPPLTPSKMPRFAYPAVPPKAKHFQSPNRLYQSQHHPPTSPSSPSPQPSPTQKAFSYLQAQSGGVSGAPRVLSKPFPGAVPLLGPRPGQAPADDTQRGPHKKRAQSLTRYALSDGEPDEDDDLATHCTSVSPAAMPSYATLSRRPGRGHNGATGAQRHINRSHSFAVRSRRKGPPPPPPKRLSSVSGSPTCQPGSGKVVEPEVKGGVEIESAGSVRSIAARLEGSSSSPSRRIDIPPTLIPVSPVFSPISSPIPHGIPSHIILQHSKPVPALGLGGLRRPGSERTEGDIDRQRGGSTEETSEEKVKARKSERIPKSATVSPKHSSSDHLPFAEEGNLTIKQRPRIAVVSRADAEVKTSPEDQVQTPNSLEPPEFNLKESDTVKRRHKPKDKDASSPEEASTPIREDNHPPTTNHSGNTHNNVRTLSDDEPPRNFFQRVGSLGKGSKPPVFSKPSSPVKQPHNSKPTTPQKIIASVQASAHTAIPRLTSIKIHTVSPKLGGSIHAQTCIPSPKPVHHPQTVMSKPESPQKAAGVSVSRLPQLSMVSAAGPNLGMVQSVAFAAPSSPVQAPSYSGNTGKAETAQGGLAGLEVLAQKRLEQTSTSLEAALKVVENKLAQGSSVDGGSSTVKAAGNILDDISNMFDDLADQLDAMLE
- the LOC120794773 gene encoding caskin-2-like isoform X2, yielding MGKEQDLLVAVKSGDLLLAHKLLSKVKCNKTKLLGSTKRLNINYQDSDGFSALHHASLTGTTELLSLLLEAQAMVDIKDINGMRPLHYAAWQGKAESVLLLLRASASVNSPSHDGQIPLHLSAQYGHYEVSEMLLQHQSNPSLMNKAKKTPLDLACEFGRLKVAQLLLSSNMVAALLEGEGGHDSLDSPSTTPLHLAARNGHKDIIKLLLKAGIDINRATKAGTSLHEAALYGKTEVVRLLLDAGINVNMRNTYNQTALDIVNQFTTSTASREIKQLLREASSSLRVRAVKDYWNLHDPTALNLRAGDLIMVVEQHSDGRWKGHIHDNQRGTDRVGFFPPSVVEVLSKRAGGTLSRQASMPCQRLHFASRAPPSSHGPTPQTDDSYTLGYDPAGDRHSVGSAGSVGSSRSAGSGQSSESSHKQNGTQNRHNTDTGKLAPSPGESGDHLHIVGVDRGKQVDGSAGGSRRQVNGTPQKGFVRPQQLLEGKDSEAIYQWLCEFQLEQYTSNFINAGYDVPTISRMTPEDLTAIGVTKPGHRKKISMEIGKLSIPEWLPDYIPSDLGEWLSVIGLPQYQKRLCDNGYDSITIVKDITWEDLQEIGITKLGHQKKLMLAVKRLCDLQRSRNHADRTGGGTLRQKPPAALELVAIEHTPTHNVHAHTHPDAPPDNCCPSPRTPRALLSFQDSELSAELQSAMMGRAGGGSAEAFGIRGVTSAAAISAMSVSQESISMRSRGSGNSGNSGHSNSGYSQEHQATCSAARTSSRSEESLGGGGGEEAKRAGSSPGGRSRQRPTEMWEHQSRSATPNKLPFSPLTPPLTPSKMPRFAYPAVPPKAKHFQSPNRLYQSQHHPPTSPSSPSPQPSPTQKAFSYLQAQSGGVSGAPRVLSKPFPGAVPLLGPRPGQAPADDTQRGPHKKRAQSLTRYALSDGEPDEDDDLATHCTSVSPAAMPSYATLSRRPGRGHNGATGAQRHINRSHSFAVRSRRKGPPPPPPKRLSSVSGSPTCQPGSGKVVEPEVKGGVEIESAGSVRSIAARLEGSSSSPSRRIDIPPTLIPVSPVFSPISSPIPHGIPSHIILQHSKPVPALGLGGLRRPGSERTEGDIDRQRGGSTEETSEEKVKARKSERIPKSATVSPKHSSSDHLPFAEEGNLTIKQRPRIAVVSRADAEVKTSPEDQVQTPNSLEPPEFNLKESDTVKRRHKPKDKDASSPEEASTPIREDNHPPTTNHSGNTHNNVRTLSDDEPPRNFFQRVGSLGKGSKPPVFSKPSSPVKQPHNSKPTTPQKIIASVQASAHTAIPRLTSIKIHTVSPKLGGSIHAQTCIPSPKPVHHPQTVMSKPESPQKAAGVSVSRLPQLSMVSAAGPNLGMVQSVAFAAPSSPVQAPSYSGNTGKAETAQGGLAGLEVLAQKRLEQTSTSLEAALKVVENKLAQGSSVDGGSSTVKAAGNILDDISNMFDDLADQLDAMLE